The nucleotide window ATATGATGTAAGCCATGGCCGAATTCATGGAATAGAGTAGTGACCTCATCGTGCGTGAATAAGGCAGGTTGGTCGCCAAGTGGGCGGTTGAAGTTACAAGTTAAGTACGCCACCGGTTTTTGTAGGCTGCCGTCAATCTTTTTACGACGACCTATACAATCATCCATCCAAGCGCCACCGCGTTTATGTTCACGAGCGTATAGATCTAGATAGAAACTGCCGCGTACCTCGTCTTTTTCATCAAGCAAATCGAAGAAACGGACATCTTTATGCCAAGTCTCAACGCCATGACGTTCTACCGCGCGAATGTTGAAAATGCGTTTAATTAATTCAAATAAACCGCTCAATACGCGATCTTCCGGAAAATATGGACGCAATTCTTCATCGTTGATGGCATATAAATGTTGCTTTTGTTTTTCGCTATAAAAAGACAGATCCCAAAGTTCAAGTGCGGTCAAATTATAGTGTGTTTTGCAGAAGTCTTTTAATTCTTGCAATTCACGTTCGCCTTGGGCTTTAGAACGTGTGGCGAGATTTTCTAAGAAATCCAACACTTGTTGCGGATTTTCCGCCATTTTGGTGGCAAGGGATAATTCGGTGTAGGTGTTGAAATCCAATAATTTGGCTAATTCCACGCGTAGGCTGAGGATCTCCTGCATAATCGCCGAGTTATCCCATTTACCGGCGTTCGGCCCTTGATCGGAAGCTCGGGTCGCAAAGGCACGATACATTTCTTCGCGTAATTCACGGTTTTCGCAATAGGTCATGACCGGAATATAGCTTGGGTATTCCAAAGTGAAGCGATAGCCACTGACCCCTTTGCTTTCCGCGGATTGTTTGGCTGCTTCCAGTGCTGATTCCGGCAAGCCTTTGAGCTGACTGACATCTTCAACGATCTTTTCCCAGCCCATGGTGGCGTCTAACACGTTATTGCTAAACTGTGAGTTGAGTTCGGACAAGCGGGCAGCAATTTCGCCATAGCGTTTTTGTTTTTCTACCGGCAAAGAAATGCCCGATAATTTGAAATCGCGTAAGCTGTTTTCAATGGCTTTCTTTTGCGCTTGAGTATAACCGGCAAATTCAGGGCTATTTTTTAATTGTAAATAGGCTTTATATAACCCTTGATGTTGTCCGACCCAAGTACTGTATTCGGCCAATAATGGCAAGCAGGCTTGATAGGCTTCACGTAATTCGGGGCTATTTTTCACCGAGTTTAAATGAGAGATTGGAGACCATACTTTGCTTAAACGATCACCGGCTTCGGTTAACGGTAGAATGAAATTTTCCCAAGTAAAGTGCGGTTGATTTACAACGCGTTCTACCGTTTCGCGGTTTTCTTGAATAAGTTGTTTGATAGCGGATTCAATGTATTGCGGTTCAATTTTACTAAAAGCAGGTAAATCGGTTGGTGTAAGTAGTGGATTTGACATAAAGACTTCCTTAAAAAGAAAAAACGGATGGAAATAACGACTAAACGTTAAATAAATTGGGGAGGATTTTATGATTTCAAGGTTGAAAAATCCAGCCATTCAGGGATAATTGCGAATAATTTTTGTTTTGAGGTATCTATGAAGTATTTTTATATCACGTTAGGTTTTCTTTTTCTTATTCTTGGTTTGATCGGTATTGTGGTGCCGATTTTGCCTACTACGCCATTTTTATTGTTAACCGTTTTCTTTTTCGCAAAAGGCTCCGAACGTGTACATAATTGGTTTATCGGTACGAAGATTTATCAAAATCATCTGAAAGATTTCCATGAACGGCGGGCATTAACGAAAAAAGCGAAAATGACCATTCTCATGTTCTCCACATCGATGTTGATGCTTGGATTTTATTTTACGCCAAGCATGGTCGGCAAAAGTATTATTATTGCGGTATTATTAATTAAATATTGGTTCTTCTTTTTCTGGATTAAAACCGTGGAAGAAGAATAGGGTAGTTTTGTTTTCATGAAATGATTGCCATGCGTAGAGTTCACTTTTTTCGCGCGCCTTTTCGTCTTCTTCCATTAAAAAGTGCGGTGCTTTTTTGTTGCGTTTTTGCTTTGAGTGCTTGTGATGAAAAGCCAAACGAACCTGTTGTCTCTTCTCTCCCAACGGAATCCGCACAGCCGCAGTCAACGTTGCCATCAACGCCGTCAAAGAGCAATCGGTATTTGTTGATTCGCGCAGGATATACGGATTTTGTGTTGAATCCCGCTCAAGCCGAAGATGTCACACAAGTGGCGCTTTTGCGAGATTTATTTGAAGGATTGGTGATTTACGATCCGCGTGGCAATGTGATTCCAGCGGTGGCGGAAAGCTGGCAAACGAAAGATAACAAAACATGGACATTTATCTTGCGACAAGAGACTAAATGGTCGAATGGTGAACCGGTAACGGCGCAACAGTTTGTGGCAAGTTGGCAAGCTTTAGCCACTTCGGCGAGTCCATTAAAATCGTATTTGGCATACATGAATTTAGCCAATGCCGATGCGGTATTAAAGGGCGAATTGCCTGCCGAACGGCTTGGAATCGCAGCAGAAAATGACCGCACTTTGCTTATTAGTTTAGATAAAGTGACGCCTTATTTGCCACAAATGTTAGCGCATATCAGTTTATTACCTCAGTATTCATCTGAACAAAAAGAGATTATTACAAATGGCGCTTATTATGTGACAGGGCAAGAAAATAATGTGATTCACTTAGCAAAAAATCCCCATTATTGGGCGCAAGAAAAGGTGTCTTTTAAACAGGTGGATTACCAAAAAATGACGACGCAACAAGCGCTTGGCGACTTAGATGTGGTGATTAATCCTACGCAAGCCGAGCAAGCGCAATACTTTCCGCAACTTTGTACTTATTTCTACGCCTTTAATATGAAACACCCGAAATTGGCGCAAAGTTCGGTCAGAAAAGCGTTATCTATTATGGCCTCTTCCCGTCACGTGAATCTGAGTGGCAAAAATTTTATTTATTTAAGTGATAATTTCTTGCCGATATCGATGCAAACAATAGAAAGCCATTGGGAGCAAACGCCAATGGAGCAGTTGTTAATTCAAAGTGATATTAATGAGAAATCACCGTTAAAGGTCACGTTAAGTTATGATCAAACCGAATTTCAACATCAAATGGCGCAGTCATTAATGCGTATGTGGGCACAATCGGATATGATTCGGGTCAGCGGAGAAGCACTGCCGAAACAACAATTATTAGAGAAGATGGCAAAAGGCGATTTTCAGATTGCTCGTGCCGGCTGGTGCGCTGATTATCACGATCCTTCGGCATTTTTAAGTTTGTTTTACAGCCACAGCCCGGACAATATAAGTGGTTACCACAATGAAGAGGTAGATCGCTTATTTGAGCAAAGTTTGCAACGGATTCCATCGTCAGAACGCACCGCACTTTACAGTCGAATCGAACAAATTCTGCAACAAGAAAATGTGGTATTGCCTTTATATCAAACTACGATCCCCATTTATCTTCATCCTACCCTAAACGGCTATGATTTATCCAATCCTACTGAGGTCATTTATAGTAAAGATTTATTTCGTAGAAATTTCTAACCATAGCACGAAAGATTATGCGCATAATAAACCCCGTGCCGTCATATTGTGAAAATAGAAAAAATCGGTAAACTATGCCAAATTTGATTATGAATAAGGAGTTATGATGCATTCATCTATTACGAAAGCCGTTTTATTTTCTTCGGTATTTTTATTTACCGGATGTTCATCATTAGAGTCTGCATGGAATTCCATGATCGGTGATGACTCACCAAAACCTGCTGCAACAGCTCCGCAGACGCAGGGTGAATCCCTTAAAGCGAAATCGCCAAAAGCGGAAATGACTGAATCACAAAATGCCATAAAACAGGCAGAAAACTTACCGCGCTTTGAGTATATTTTACTGGATACGGAATATACGGTATTTTTGAATCCACAACCGGAACTCATTAAAGTCAATAAAGGCAATGAAATGACGACGTTTGCCTATAAAAATGGTGCGCTTACGTTAGTTGAACATCAACAACAACGTTATCGTGCAGAGGATAAAAATATTCCGCCATCGCTTGTTCAAGAAGGGGCGAAATTACAAAAAATATTGGGTTTAAATAGTGCAGATAAAAATGCTGAGAATATTAAAACCGGCAGCGATGCAAAATTAAATTATTTATGTATTACTAAACTGCAACAAGTGGCTCAAACGCAACGAGTATTCCGTAGTTCGGCAAATATGGCGAAAAGTGATTCTCGCTTAATTGCAGATGTGCGTTTAAACGGTAATCAATTTTATAAAATGGATTGTCAGTTAAGCGGTAATCGTGTTGCAAAATTAAGTTTAAGTAAAAAATAAAGGATAAATACACAATACATGAATGCCCAATAATGCCGTTATTGGGCTTAATAAATGAAGGAAGTCTAATATGAAAAGAGGGCTCATGATTGGTCTGTTATGCCTGAGCTTGACCGCCTGTTCATTCGGCGTGGGCGCCGGTGGCGGATCAAATGGTGTAGGCATTGGCGTGGGAACCGGTATACGATTTTAATTCTTGAATCAATCAGTCAAGCTAAAAGCATTGCTCATTGCAATGCTTTTAACGTTTAAGGGTTTATCAATACACCACTAATCGCTGTGGACGAATCACGTTATTTTCATCAATCACCGCCACACCAAGAAAGCGATTCTCGTGAGAAAACAACCGCACTTGACCTTGTAGCCTGTTGGGGTTATCGAATTTTATACGTTGACCAAATCCGATACCTTGTGTTTGGGTTTCATTTAAGGTTAACGCCGGCAATTTTGCCACGGCAGTATCCATCGGCAATAATAAGGTATCTAACAAACTCAAATCTTGTGGTTCTGCCAAAGCTTGCAAAGCATTCCAATCCAACATTTTTTCTGTCGGGTAATCTGCCACTGCTGTGCGACGCAACATCGTTACATGGGCGCCACAGCCCAACGTCTCTCCTAAATCATCCACCAAAGTGCGAATGTACGTGCCTTTG belongs to Aggregatibacter sp. 2125159857 and includes:
- a CDS encoding peptide ABC transporter substrate-binding protein, with the translated sequence MRRVHFFRAPFRLLPLKSAVLFCCVFALSACDEKPNEPVVSSLPTESAQPQSTLPSTPSKSNRYLLIRAGYTDFVLNPAQAEDVTQVALLRDLFEGLVIYDPRGNVIPAVAESWQTKDNKTWTFILRQETKWSNGEPVTAQQFVASWQALATSASPLKSYLAYMNLANADAVLKGELPAERLGIAAENDRTLLISLDKVTPYLPQMLAHISLLPQYSSEQKEIITNGAYYVTGQENNVIHLAKNPHYWAQEKVSFKQVDYQKMTTQQALGDLDVVINPTQAEQAQYFPQLCTYFYAFNMKHPKLAQSSVRKALSIMASSRHVNLSGKNFIYLSDNFLPISMQTIESHWEQTPMEQLLIQSDINEKSPLKVTLSYDQTEFQHQMAQSLMRMWAQSDMIRVSGEALPKQQLLEKMAKGDFQIARAGWCADYHDPSAFLSLFYSHSPDNISGYHNEEVDRLFEQSLQRIPSSERTALYSRIEQILQQENVVLPLYQTTIPIYLHPTLNGYDLSNPTEVIYSKDLFRRNF
- a CDS encoding YbaN family protein, producing MKYFYITLGFLFLILGLIGIVVPILPTTPFLLLTVFFFAKGSERVHNWFIGTKIYQNHLKDFHERRALTKKAKMTILMFSTSMLMLGFYFTPSMVGKSIIIAVLLIKYWFFFFWIKTVEEE
- the prlC gene encoding oligopeptidase A; translation: MSNPLLTPTDLPAFSKIEPQYIESAIKQLIQENRETVERVVNQPHFTWENFILPLTEAGDRLSKVWSPISHLNSVKNSPELREAYQACLPLLAEYSTWVGQHQGLYKAYLQLKNSPEFAGYTQAQKKAIENSLRDFKLSGISLPVEKQKRYGEIAARLSELNSQFSNNVLDATMGWEKIVEDVSQLKGLPESALEAAKQSAESKGVSGYRFTLEYPSYIPVMTYCENRELREEMYRAFATRASDQGPNAGKWDNSAIMQEILSLRVELAKLLDFNTYTELSLATKMAENPQQVLDFLENLATRSKAQGERELQELKDFCKTHYNLTALELWDLSFYSEKQKQHLYAINDEELRPYFPEDRVLSGLFELIKRIFNIRAVERHGVETWHKDVRFFDLLDEKDEVRGSFYLDLYAREHKRGGAWMDDCIGRRKKIDGSLQKPVAYLTCNFNRPLGDQPALFTHDEVTTLFHEFGHGLHHMLTKIDVADVAGINGVPWDAVELPSQFMENWCWEEEALQFISGHYQTGEPLPKEKLSQLLKAKNFQAAMFVLRQLEFALFDFRLHHTFDPSKQNQVLDMLHEVKRQVAVIPGAEWGRMPHSFSHIFAGGYAAGYYSYLWAEVLSADAYSRFEEEGIFNPQTGQSFLDEILTKGGSEEPMTLFKNFRGREPQLDALLRHKGIAS